One segment of Olsenella uli DSM 7084 DNA contains the following:
- a CDS encoding ABC transporter ATP-binding protein yields MLELMRTYLAAYRVKTLLGMVGKGFEVVFELMVPVVVARMIDEGVAGHNASVVVRYGILLAALSVLGYCFTLFCQKMASLVSQGVGTRLRRDLYEKVNALGASDVDHFGTPSLLTRLTNDTSQVQVAVALGIRQLVRWPFLAMGSMAAALAIDLELGLIFAVCTPLVALVFWLVMSRSVPYYRMMQAKLDKVSVICREALSGVRVIRAFRREGSEAKRFVAAANDQADTAIAVGRLSAVLSPATFLVMDLGVVAILWSGALRVSVGELTQGEVVAFVNYMTQTLLSIVYVANLIVVFTRGAASGQRIREVLDTQPALADGSGFDAQELDGATCALQLEGVSFSYAQDGQPVLSDVSLSLGRGETLGIIGGTGSGKSTLVNLVCRLYDATDGTVCVFGHDVREWRLGDLRSHVALVPQKATLVSGSIRSNLSWRDPRASDGELWHALELAQAADFVRAKPSGLDETVEAGGSNFSGGQRQRLTIARALVGQPDLLLLDDSASALDFATDARLRAALRGRDPGTTTLIVSQRVSAVMGADRILVLDHGRVAGIGTHHDLLASCGLYGEICLSQLSAKEACA; encoded by the coding sequence CCCGTGGTCGTGGCACGCATGATCGACGAGGGGGTGGCTGGTCACAACGCGTCCGTCGTGGTGCGCTACGGCATCCTTTTGGCAGCCCTTTCCGTCCTGGGCTACTGCTTCACGCTGTTCTGCCAGAAGATGGCCTCCCTCGTCTCTCAGGGAGTCGGTACCCGCCTCCGCCGCGACCTCTACGAGAAGGTCAACGCCCTCGGTGCCTCCGACGTCGACCACTTTGGAACGCCTTCCCTGCTCACGAGGTTGACCAACGACACCAGCCAGGTCCAGGTTGCCGTTGCGCTGGGCATCCGGCAGCTCGTGCGCTGGCCCTTCCTCGCCATGGGCTCCATGGCCGCCGCCCTGGCGATCGACCTCGAGTTGGGCCTCATCTTCGCCGTCTGCACCCCGCTCGTCGCACTGGTGTTCTGGCTCGTCATGTCACGCTCCGTGCCGTACTACCGCATGATGCAGGCAAAGCTCGACAAGGTCTCCGTCATCTGCCGCGAGGCCCTCTCGGGTGTGCGCGTCATCCGCGCGTTCAGGCGCGAGGGCAGCGAGGCGAAGCGCTTCGTCGCCGCGGCGAACGACCAGGCGGACACCGCCATCGCCGTAGGAAGGCTCTCCGCAGTGCTGAGCCCCGCCACCTTTCTCGTCATGGACCTGGGCGTCGTTGCCATCCTGTGGTCGGGTGCGCTGCGCGTCTCGGTCGGCGAGCTGACCCAGGGCGAGGTCGTGGCCTTCGTCAACTACATGACCCAGACGCTGCTCTCCATCGTCTATGTCGCCAACCTCATCGTCGTCTTCACGCGCGGCGCGGCCTCGGGCCAGCGCATCCGCGAGGTCCTCGACACCCAGCCGGCGCTTGCCGACGGGAGCGGCTTCGACGCCCAAGAGCTCGACGGGGCAACTTGTGCCCTCCAGCTGGAGGGCGTGTCCTTCTCGTACGCCCAAGACGGCCAGCCGGTCCTCTCTGACGTGTCGTTGTCCTTGGGAAGGGGGGAGACGCTGGGCATCATAGGCGGGACGGGCTCAGGAAAGTCGACGCTCGTGAACCTGGTCTGCCGCCTCTACGACGCCACGGACGGGACGGTGTGCGTCTTCGGCCATGACGTGCGCGAATGGCGCCTGGGCGACCTGCGATCCCACGTGGCGCTCGTCCCCCAGAAGGCCACGCTCGTCTCGGGCAGCATACGCTCCAACCTCTCATGGAGAGACCCCCGGGCCAGCGACGGGGAGCTGTGGCATGCGCTCGAGCTGGCCCAGGCGGCGGACTTCGTCCGCGCCAAGCCGTCCGGCCTCGACGAGACCGTCGAGGCCGGCGGCAGTAACTTCTCCGGTGGCCAGCGCCAGCGCCTCACGATCGCGCGCGCGCTGGTGGGCCAGCCCGACCTGCTGCTGCTCGATGACTCCGCCTCCGCCCTCGACTTCGCCACGGACGCCCGCCTGCGCGCCGCGCTGCGCGGACGCGATCCAGGCACCACGACGCTCATCGTGTCGCAGCGCGTCTCCGCCGTCATGGGTGCCGACCGCATCCTGGTGCTCGACCATGGGAGGGTCGCCGGCATCGGTACCCATCACGATCTGCTGGCGTCCTGCGGGCTCTATGGGGAGATCTGCCTCTCGCAGCTCTCCGCGAAGGAGGCGTGCGCGTGA
- a CDS encoding ABC transporter ATP-binding protein: MANPYSATGAASTALASVRGDMGGPPGQGGTEAPNGLETSGYGMAEVLARLLGFVRPHAVSLSVGFLSSAASVILQLYVPILIGSAIDTMVAAGQVDLTALGPILTRMAIVVASAAALQWLSGYCTNRLAYETVRDLREAAYGKLNSLPLSFIDSHAHGDLLARVVNDADAVGDGLLQGLTQLFGGVVTLMGTLAFMLSLSVPVAAVVAVLTPLSILASASIARRSAASFAAQQALQGELGGYAEEMISNQKLIGAFGQGERNVATFSKVNDELYAVGEHAQFVSSLSNPSTRLVNNIVYAAVAITGCACVITSWPSALTVGQVQSFLSYANQYMKPFNEISNVVTQVQTAFASARRLMALLDAREEAADAPSARTPRRTQGRLDLEHVSFSYTPDHELLRDISLHVPAGGRFALVGPTGCGKTTLINLLLRFYDVDSGDILLDGVDIRELTRDSLRSAFGMVLQDSWLFEGSVRDNISYGVPGATHEQVVEAAKRAHAHKFVQQLPQGYDTVLGGGAGELSAGQMQLLCIARVMLADPAVLLLDEATSSIDTRTELQVQDAFDRMMEGRTSLVVAHRLSTVRDADCIVVMDDGTVCETGTHDELLARGGRYHDLYMSQFAGQATAS, encoded by the coding sequence ATGGCGAACCCCTACTCGGCCACCGGTGCCGCGTCGACGGCGCTTGCCAGCGTCCGTGGGGATATGGGCGGCCCCCCTGGCCAAGGGGGGACCGAGGCCCCGAATGGGCTCGAGACGAGCGGGTACGGCATGGCCGAGGTCCTCGCCCGCCTCCTCGGCTTCGTCCGGCCACATGCGGTCTCCCTGTCCGTGGGCTTCCTGTCCTCGGCCGCCTCGGTCATCCTCCAGCTCTACGTGCCCATCCTCATAGGGTCCGCCATCGACACGATGGTTGCGGCCGGCCAGGTCGACCTCACCGCCCTCGGGCCCATCCTCACCCGCATGGCCATCGTCGTCGCCTCGGCGGCGGCACTCCAGTGGCTTTCCGGCTACTGCACCAACCGCCTTGCGTACGAGACGGTCCGCGACCTGCGCGAGGCCGCCTACGGGAAGCTCAACTCCCTGCCGCTCTCCTTCATCGACTCCCACGCGCACGGCGACCTCCTCGCTCGCGTCGTGAACGACGCCGACGCCGTGGGCGACGGTCTGCTCCAGGGCCTCACGCAGCTCTTCGGCGGCGTGGTCACCCTCATGGGGACGCTCGCCTTCATGCTCTCGCTCTCCGTGCCCGTCGCCGCCGTCGTGGCGGTGCTGACCCCGCTCTCCATCCTGGCCTCGGCCTCCATCGCCCGCCGCTCGGCTGCGAGCTTCGCGGCCCAGCAGGCGCTCCAGGGCGAGCTGGGAGGCTACGCCGAGGAGATGATCTCCAACCAGAAGCTCATAGGGGCCTTCGGCCAGGGCGAGAGGAACGTGGCCACGTTCTCCAAGGTCAATGACGAGCTCTATGCCGTCGGCGAGCATGCCCAGTTCGTAAGCTCGCTCTCCAACCCCTCGACGCGCCTGGTGAACAACATCGTCTATGCGGCCGTGGCCATCACGGGCTGCGCCTGCGTCATCACCTCATGGCCATCGGCCTTGACCGTGGGACAGGTCCAGAGCTTCCTCTCCTACGCCAACCAGTACATGAAGCCCTTCAACGAGATCTCGAACGTGGTCACGCAGGTCCAGACGGCGTTCGCCTCTGCACGTCGCCTGATGGCCCTACTCGACGCGCGCGAGGAGGCCGCCGACGCGCCATCGGCACGCACGCCCAGGCGGACCCAAGGGCGACTCGACCTGGAGCACGTGTCCTTCTCGTACACCCCCGACCACGAGCTCCTGCGGGACATCTCCCTCCATGTGCCTGCGGGGGGTCGCTTCGCCCTGGTGGGGCCTACGGGCTGTGGCAAGACCACCCTCATAAACCTGCTACTGCGCTTCTACGACGTCGACTCCGGGGACATCCTGCTAGATGGTGTGGACATCCGTGAGCTCACGCGCGACAGCCTGCGCTCGGCCTTTGGCATGGTCCTGCAGGACAGCTGGCTGTTCGAGGGCAGCGTGCGCGACAACATCTCATACGGCGTGCCCGGGGCCACCCACGAACAGGTCGTCGAGGCCGCCAAGCGTGCGCACGCGCACAAGTTCGTCCAGCAGCTCCCCCAGGGCTACGACACCGTCCTGGGCGGGGGCGCGGGAGAGCTCTCCGCCGGGCAGATGCAGCTGCTCTGTATCGCACGCGTCATGCTGGCAGACCCTGCGGTGCTCCTGCTGGACGAGGCGACCTCCTCGATCGACACCCGTACCGAGCTGCAGGTCCAGGATGCCTTCGACCGCATGATGGAGGGGCGCACGTCGCTCGTCGTCGCGCATCGCCTCTCGACCGTCAGGGACGCCGACTGCATCGTGGTCATGGATGACGGCACCGTATGCGAGACGGGAACCCATGACGAGCTGCTGGCACGCGGCGGGCGCTACCACGACCTCTACATGAGCCAGTTCGCCGGGCAGGCCACCGCCAGCTAG
- a CDS encoding NAD(P)/FAD-dependent oxidoreductase, whose amino-acid sequence MVHDACDAVIIGAGVSGCAVARELSRLDGRFCVVEAEDDVCSGTSKANSAIVHAGFDAPTGSLMARLNVEGSALFPQLSRDLDFTFRQIGSLVVCTDACDLPALEALLERGIANGVSDLRVIGRKELVALEPHIADGAVAALWAPTAGIVDPFGLTVALAENARDNGVDFLFGARVGGLSRTAGGDWLVSTARGTIKARAVINAAGVFADQIHNLAAVPAGGEPLAITPRRGEYKLLDTTAGAHVAHTIFMLPTKMGKGVLVTPTVHGNLLVGPTADDIDDKLGTDTTSEGLVSVREKSALTVKDIPFRETITSFSGLRAHQPGHEFLIGELPEAPGFIDCAGIESPGLSASPAIGRMVASIAQGILHLGEKATFASTRRGYPNLNELTTEEWNALIDEDPRYGTIVCRCCRVSEGQICEAVRRGARSLDAVKRRTAAAMGRCQAGFCTPRIMELICEEADGVDMCSVTKAGPGSKLVVGLNKGDAMDDSSATDGTRTACSTPVAGGPPALIDALRRGGEDHGTR is encoded by the coding sequence ATGGTCCACGACGCATGCGACGCCGTCATCATCGGCGCCGGCGTGAGCGGCTGTGCCGTGGCACGCGAGCTTTCGCGGCTCGACGGGAGGTTCTGCGTCGTCGAGGCGGAGGACGACGTATGCTCGGGCACCTCGAAGGCCAACTCGGCCATCGTGCATGCGGGCTTCGACGCGCCTACGGGTTCGCTCATGGCGAGACTCAACGTCGAGGGCAGCGCGCTCTTTCCCCAGCTTTCCCGCGACCTCGACTTCACCTTCCGGCAGATCGGCTCGCTCGTCGTCTGCACCGATGCGTGCGACCTGCCCGCACTCGAGGCCCTGCTCGAGCGCGGGATCGCCAACGGCGTGAGCGACCTGCGCGTCATTGGACGCAAGGAGCTCGTCGCCCTGGAGCCCCACATCGCCGATGGCGCCGTGGCGGCCCTCTGGGCGCCCACGGCAGGCATCGTGGACCCCTTCGGCCTCACCGTCGCCCTGGCAGAGAACGCGCGCGACAATGGCGTGGACTTCCTCTTCGGCGCGCGCGTCGGCGGGCTTTCCCGCACGGCCGGGGGCGACTGGCTCGTCTCCACCGCACGCGGCACGATCAAGGCGCGGGCCGTCATCAATGCCGCTGGCGTCTTTGCCGACCAGATCCACAACCTTGCGGCCGTCCCGGCAGGTGGCGAGCCCCTCGCCATCACGCCACGGAGGGGCGAGTACAAGCTGCTCGACACGACGGCGGGCGCCCATGTCGCGCACACGATCTTCATGCTACCCACCAAGATGGGCAAGGGCGTGCTGGTCACGCCCACCGTCCATGGCAACCTCCTCGTAGGCCCCACGGCGGACGACATCGATGACAAGCTGGGGACCGACACCACGTCCGAGGGCCTGGTCTCCGTCAGGGAGAAGAGCGCGCTCACGGTCAAGGACATACCCTTCCGCGAGACCATCACGTCCTTCTCGGGCCTGCGTGCCCACCAGCCCGGCCACGAGTTCCTCATCGGGGAGCTGCCTGAGGCACCGGGCTTCATCGACTGTGCCGGCATCGAGTCGCCCGGCCTCAGCGCCAGCCCTGCGATCGGGCGCATGGTCGCCTCCATCGCACAGGGCATACTGCATCTGGGCGAGAAGGCCACGTTCGCCTCGACCAGACGGGGCTACCCCAACCTCAACGAGCTTACGACCGAGGAGTGGAACGCCCTCATCGACGAGGACCCCCGCTACGGAACCATCGTCTGTCGCTGCTGCCGCGTCTCGGAGGGGCAGATATGCGAGGCGGTGCGCCGTGGGGCGCGCTCGCTCGACGCCGTGAAGCGTCGCACGGCCGCGGCCATGGGACGCTGTCAGGCTGGCTTCTGCACGCCGCGCATCATGGAACTCATCTGCGAGGAGGCCGACGGGGTCGACATGTGCTCCGTCACGAAGGCGGGACCGGGCTCAAAGCTCGTGGTGGGCCTCAACAAGGGCGATGCCATGGACGACTCGTCTGCGACGGACGGGACACGCACGGCGTGCAGCACGCCGGTGGCGGGTGGCCCACCCGCGCTGATCGACGCACTGCGGAGGGGAGGCGAGGACCATGGCACGCGATAG